In the genome of Mucisphaera calidilacus, one region contains:
- a CDS encoding nuclear transport factor 2 family protein has product MPEKMSQTMTVGRKLVELCNQGQFLQAINELYDDSIHAIEPCAMPGMDQDLKGIDAIRQKSQGWSDNHEVHSCAIKGPFPHGDRFALLMNIDVTPKAGPMANQRMQMEEVCLYTVANGKIVKEEFFYDTE; this is encoded by the coding sequence ACCGTCGGCAGGAAACTCGTCGAGCTCTGCAACCAGGGCCAGTTCCTCCAAGCCATCAACGAACTCTACGACGACAGCATCCACGCCATCGAGCCCTGCGCCATGCCCGGCATGGACCAGGACCTCAAAGGCATCGACGCCATCCGCCAGAAATCGCAGGGGTGGTCAGACAACCACGAAGTCCACAGCTGCGCGATCAAGGGCCCCTTCCCCCATGGCGACCGCTTCGCCCTCCTCATGAACATCGACGTCACCCCCAAGGCCGGGCCCATGGCCAACCAACGCATGCAGATGGAAGAGGTCTGCCTCTACACCGTCGCCAACGGAAAGATCGTCAAGGAAGAATTCTTCTACGACACCGAGTAA
- a CDS encoding lysyl oxidase family protein produces MRVWMSVVMSLMVVSSASAGALLPDLTAVSSRVRGFMYDGSFDLDVVPGRVIFRFSTAIPNIGDGPFEVYEETDEQSTQTVYQHIYQEDGSYERVVMGVFEDAHPHFGHLYLVGLARYSLLEAVPDGDAYRVGDVVATKLKTSQALVDSTFWDLSLPNASPKAVYQDYRAPILGVSVGWLDLYFNGIPEQWIDVTGVPSGTYWLEVEVDPSDYVRETDETNNVHRVLVSLDIPEVPEPSSGVVLGLALLTRCRRRILP; encoded by the coding sequence ATGCGTGTCTGGATGAGCGTTGTGATGAGTCTGATGGTGGTGTCCTCGGCGTCGGCGGGGGCGTTGCTGCCTGACCTGACGGCGGTGTCATCGCGCGTACGCGGGTTCATGTATGACGGGTCGTTCGATCTGGATGTGGTGCCCGGGCGTGTGATCTTCCGGTTTTCGACGGCGATTCCGAACATCGGCGACGGCCCGTTCGAGGTGTACGAGGAAACGGACGAGCAGAGCACGCAGACGGTGTATCAGCACATCTATCAGGAGGACGGGTCGTACGAGCGTGTGGTGATGGGCGTGTTCGAGGATGCTCACCCGCACTTCGGGCATCTTTATCTTGTGGGGCTGGCGCGATACAGCCTGCTCGAGGCGGTGCCTGACGGGGATGCGTATCGGGTGGGTGACGTGGTGGCGACGAAGCTCAAGACGAGCCAGGCGCTGGTGGACTCGACGTTCTGGGATCTGTCGCTGCCGAACGCCTCGCCCAAGGCGGTCTACCAGGATTACCGTGCTCCGATCCTGGGTGTGTCGGTGGGCTGGCTGGACCTCTACTTCAACGGGATCCCGGAGCAGTGGATCGACGTGACGGGTGTGCCTTCGGGGACGTACTGGCTGGAGGTGGAGGTGGATCCGTCGGACTACGTGCGTGAGACGGATGAGACGAACAACGTGCACCGCGTGCTGGTGAGTCTGGACATCCCGGAGGTTCCCGAGCCGTCGTCGGGTGTGGTGCTGGGGCTGGCGTTGCTTACTCGGTGTCGTAGAAGAATTCTTCCTTGA